The segment CACGCCCTCCAACACCTGATATGGCACGACAAAAGACACCCCAGGCGGCGCCGGTCGACGCCGCCGTGAACCACCAGGCCCTGGCTCAGGCCGGCCGCGCCGCCACCGAGCTGGTGCTGCTGGACGAGCAGCACCAGACCCGTGTGCGTGCCCTGGCAGCAAGCCTGGGCTATCAGCTGCCGGCTGACGCGACCGACCCCGACCTGATCCAGCGCGATATCGCCGCCAACATGCGCCGCTCAGTGGAGGCGGTGCTGGAGGTGGGGCGCGGCCTCTGCGTGCTCAAGGAGACTTGCCAGCACGGCACTTTCATGGCGCGGCTGGATGTTCTGGGCATCGAGGCCCGGGTGGCTCAGAAGTTCATGGCCTCGGCCTTCAAGTTCTCAAATGCGGCGACGTCGCCGCTTTTGAAGGCGGCCGGCAACCAGTCCAAGCTGTTCGAGCTCTTGGTGTTGGATGACGAGCAGATGGAGGAGCTGGTGCTCACGGGCCAGACCGGCGAGCTGGCTCTGGACGATGTGGCCACCATGAGCGTGAAGGAGCTGCGCGCCGCGGTGCGCGAGGCCCGGGAGGGCCTGGCCGCCAAGGACGGCGTGATCTCCAGCCAGGCGGACAAGATCAACCAGCTGGACGAGAAGCTGAACCGCCCCTTCAAGCCCAAGAAGGGCGACCCGGCCAAGACCGCCGCCGAGGCCGCCGCGCTGCAGGCGCTGGCCGAAGCGGTGAACGGGGCTGAGGTGCAGTTCGCACAACTGGCGGTGGTCGCGGCCGAACTGTCGGATCACAGCAACGCTGCCATCCGCGAGCGGGCGCTGCAGGGGGTGCAGTACCTGGTGTCGCGCATGCGCGAGATCGTCACGGACAACTCGCTGGAGGTGACCGTTGACGACGAGACGCTGGGCGGCCGGCCCGAGTGGCTGGGCAAGGCCCAAGACTGACGCGAGGCCCCACGCATGCCGCCTATCCTCACAGCCCCCCAGACGCTCTACCTGCACCAGGTGCAGACCGAGCTGGCCGCCGCGCCGCATGGCGGCAAGGCCGAGATCGTCCAGCGTGCCGCAGCGCACCTGGGCGTGTCGGTGGCAACCGTGCAGCGTTGGCTCAAGGAACACATGGGCCGGGACACCGGGCGCAAGCGCCGGGCCGATGCAGGCCGCCGCGATGTGAGCGATGCCGACCTGACGGCGATCAGCGCTGCGCTGCTGGGCACGTTTCGGAAGACCGGCAACCGCATCATGACGTTCGACACCGCGGTGGAGATGCTGCGCGCGAATGGCGTGATCAGCACGACGCTGACGGCCGGCCGCCTGGCCACGGTGCTGACCGAGCGCGGCCTGCACCCGAACCAGCTGACGCGGCCGGAGCCGGCCATTGAGCAGCGCAGCCTGCACCCAAACCATGTGTGGCAGGTGGACGCCTCGGTGTGCGTGGCCTACTACCTGAGCAACGCGACCGGCCTTCACGTCATGGACGAGAAGCAGTTCTACAAGAACAAGCCGGGCAATGTGTCGCGCATCCAGCAGGAGCGGCTGATTCGCTACACGGTGGCCGATCACTTCTCGCACGAGCTGCTGACGCGCTACTACCTGGGCAGCGAGTGCGCGTTGCACCTGACCGACTTCCTGATCTGGGCGATGCAGCCCAAGACCAGCCACATCGTGCACGGCGTGCCCTTCATCGTGCAGATGGACATGGGCTCGGCCAACACCAGCGCGATGACGAAGAACCTGCTGGAGCGGCTGGACGTGCGCCTGATGGTGCACGAGCGCCACAACTCCCGCGCCAATGGCTCGGTGGAGAAGGCCCACCACCTGGTGGAGATCAACTTCGAGAGCGCGCTGAAGTTCGCACGGGTCCAGAGCCTTGAGGACTTGAACGAGAAGGCGCTGGTGTGGGCCAACCACTTCGGCGCTACGCGCAAGCACAGCCGACTGGGCAAGCCGCGCCACGACGCCTGGATGACGATCACCGCGGACCAGCTGCGCCTGGCGCCCGAGGAGGCTCTGATGCGCGAGCTGGTCGGCACGCACCCGGTGGACCGCCGCGTCAGCAACAACCTGACCGTGACCTTCTCGGTGAAGGGCCACGGGTCAGCCGAGTACGACGTGCGCCACCTGCCGGGCGTGATGGCCGGCGCCAAGGTGCCGGTGGTGGTGAACGCGTTCCGCGTGCCGGCGGTGGATATCGGACATGCCGACCCGGAGACCGGCGAGCTGCTGTGGATGACGGTGGAGCCCATTGCGCTCGGCGCTGACAACCGCCGGGCGGATGCCCCGGTGATCGGCCAGCAGCTGCGTGCCGCACCTCGCGGCCTGCTGGAGCACAACCGCGATGCGGTGATGCAGCTCGCCTATGGCGGCCAGGACGCTGACGAGGCGGCCCAGGCCCAGGAGAAGGGGGCGCTGGTGTTCGGCGGCGAGGTCGACCCGTTCAAGGTGGCGGCCGAGGCCAAGCTGCCCGCCTACCTGCCGCGCCGCGGCACCGAGCACCCCCTGCAGGTGCGCCAGGCCGAGGTGGCCCGCCTGAACGTGGTGGAGGCCTGCAAGCGCCTGTTGGGTCTGCTGGGCGAGCACTACACCACCAGCGTGTATGCGTGGATGTCTCAGCGCTTTGGCGACGAGGGCGTGCCCGAGGACCAGATCGACGCGCTGGCGGCCCAGTTCCGGCCGGCAGCCGAAAGCAACGACCAGGCGGGCCAGGGCGGCCTGCAGCTGGTGCAACAGCCGCGACGCGCGGCGGGAGGTGAGGCATGACCATTGTGCGCAAGCGCTCGGATGCGCCTGTGCCGGCACGGACCGGCGAGAAGCTGGAGCTGGGCTCGGTGATGGAGCGCGTGAGCGTGTCCCTGCAGGACCTGGCTACGGCCGCTGGCATCAGCAAGACCGCGATGTTCCAGATCGTGGCCAGCAATGTCTGGCCCAAGACCACGGACAACGGCGAGATCAAAGAGGCCGTGGAACAGCGGCTGCTGGAGGCTGGGCTGAGCCAGGAGCTGCTCGCCACGATCTGGTGGGCCAAGCGCTCCATGCGCGGCCCGGGCGTCTCGCCCTCCGACTACTACGGCCGCAAGCCCGGCCAGATGAGCCCCGCGCGTGCCGGCTCTACCGACGAATCCCAACCCCGAAAGGCGACTGACATGCTGCTCGCTAAGCAAAGCCTGGGCTACCAGGCGGCCAAGCACTTCACCTTGTTCACCAACCCGTTCGACGGCGAGGTGCAGACCCACGAGGACCTGTTCCACAACGGTGAGCTGCGCTTCGTGCGGGAGGCCATGTGGCAGGCCGCACGCAACGGCCGCTTCGTGGCGGTGACGGGCGAGAGCGGCTCCGGCAAGACCACGCTGCTGACGGACCTGGAGGATCGCATCTTGTCGGACCGCGAGCCCACCACGCTGATCCGCCCCAGCGTTGTGGCCATGACGGAGAGCGAGTCGACGGGGCGCCTGCTGAAGGCGAGCGACCTGGTGGTGTCCATCATCCTGACGCTGGACCCGCACGCCAAGCTGCCCACCACCCACGAGGCCCGCACGCGGCGCATGGCGGCCATGGTGGAGGAGAGCTGCAAGGTGGGGCACAACCACCTGCTGGTGATCGAGGAGGCCCACGCGCTGCCGGGGCCCACGCTGCAGGCCCTGAAGCGCCTGCAGGAGCGGTGCCGCTTCGGCCGCCGCTCGGGCCTGGGCATCCTTCTGCTGGCCCACCCTGAGCTGCGCAGCAAGCTCTCGGAGCGCCGCGCCGATCTGCGCGAGGTGGTGCAGCGCTGCGAGATCGTGAACATGCCCTCGCTCGACTCCGACCTGGAGGGCTACCTGGCGCACCGCGTGAAGAGCCTGAAGCGCCCGCTCTCGGACTTCATCGACGCCAGCGGCATTGAAGAGGTGCGCCGCCGCCTGACGGTGCAGGGCATTGACCGCCGGGCCACGCCGGTGAGCCTGCTCTACCCCCTGGCCATCAACAACCTGATGACCGCCGCTCTCAACATGGCCGCCGAGCTGGGCGTGCCGGTGGTGACGGGCGACGTTGTGCGCGCGGTCTGACCCACCCGAGGAGCCTAGCGACCATGAAATCGAAGCTGATCGCACGCCAGAGCGTGCAAGCCGTGATCCCGACCCGCACCAAGGGTCGGGCCTTGCCGCGCCTGCTGGCGGTGCTGGCCGTGCTGGCGCTGATGCTGGCCTCGGCCGGCGCGGCCTTCTGGCTCACCCTGCAGCACATGACCACCATCGACCTGGCGGCGGTGCAGGAGGCCGAGGCGGCTGCGTTCTCGGCCGGGCGGGTGACGGCCATGGCCGAGATGTCGAACGCCATGGCCGATGTGTACCAGCAGGGACGCTCCGATGCGCTGGCCGACCTGGCGCGCGGGGCCGCGGTGAGCAAGCTGGGGGAGGCGCGGCCGTGAACGCGCACACGCACCGCTGTGCTGTTTGCCCACGCCCCATCGGCCTGGGCCTGCTGATGTGCGCCGCGCATTGGCGCCTGGTGCCGCGTGAGCAGCAGCGCGCCACGGTGGCCGCCTACGGCCGCTGGCAGCGCCACACCGGCCCGGCCAGCGACTCGCTGGCGCTGATCGTGGCCTATCGGAATGCACGCGACGCTGCGGTGGCCAGCGCTCGCGCCGCTCTTGAATCGAACGCCACCGGAGAACTGACATGAGCAACAACGACACCATCCCTGAAGGCCACATGCGCAACGCTCAGGGCCACCTGGTGCCGATCTCCATGGTCCGCGATATCGACCAGGAGCGCGACCGGCTGGTGCGCGACCTGGTGCTGAGCGCGCGGGACGCGAGCGCGGTGCTGAAGCACCTGAAGCAGCTGGCCTTTGGCGACATCGCCGCCTTCGTGCAGCTGTCGGCCGAGCAGTACGAGGTCAAGATCGGCGGGGACAAGGGGAACATCACCCTGCACTCGTTCGACGGCAGCCTGAAGATCGTGCGCCAGATTCAGGAGCAGCTCACCTTCGACGAGCGCCTGCAGGCGGCCAAGGCCCTGATCGACGAGTGCATCACCGAGTGGGCCGAGAACGCGCGGCCCGAGATCAAGGTGCTGGTCAACGACGCTTTCCAGGTGAACAAGCAGGGCGCGGTGCAGACCGACCGCGTGCTGTCGCTGCGGCGGCTGAAGATCCAGGACGAGAAGTGGCTGCGGGCCATGGATGCCATCAGCGAGAGCCTGCAGGTGGTGGGCAGCAAGCCCTATGTGCGCTTCTATGAGCGCGTGGGCGACACCGACCAGTACCGCGCCATTCCGCTGGATCTGGCCTCGGTCTAACGCATTCACGCGCAGCCGGCCGCCTTGGGGCGCGATAGGCCGGTGGGATGTAAGCGGTGGGTGATCCCGCTGAGCTGCAGCCAACAGCTCTAACTGCCGCAGACGCCAGATGCACCTTGCTGAGGTTCCCCTTTACCTCACTGAGGTTCGCCGCCTCCCTTCGGATCGCATGGTGGCGTCCGGTTTCCGGTGTCCGAGAACACCGGTCCTTCAACACGGGAGAGAACACCATGAACCTGTTGCTGATCGCGGCCCTCCTGGCCGTCCTGTGGGGCTCTCAATGAGTCGCGCGGGCAACCTCGTCAAGTGTGCCCGCTGCCGGCACGAGCACCTCGAAGGCCAGCGCGTGGAGAAGCCGCGCAAGACCAGCGGGACCATCCAGATAGCCGATACCTGCTGCCCTCGCTGTGGCGGCATGTCGTTCTACGACCTGCGGCCCCAGGTGGCCTGGTGCTGGGCGTCTGGCCTGATCGAGTTCGGCGACGAGTTGCCGGCCAACTCTCCTGAGGGCGGCGGCGCCATAGAGATCGCCCGCGGTCCCATGGCCTACCTGAGGCCTCAGATCACCGTGCTGGCCCGTCATGGCCAGGGCGCCAGCGCTGGCTGCCTGCTGGTGCCTGGCGTGCCGGAGGCTAATTCCCAGCGCGCCAAGGGGGATGCCTTGGCTGAATGGCTGAAGTGGTGCGGGAGCCGCCGCCCGCGCGACGGCGTGACCTGGTCGACCCTCCGCGAGGCCGACGAGGTGATCACCGATCCCGCGGTGATTGAAGCCACGTTTGCCGCTGACTACGAAGCCGAGGAGGCCCCATGCCGCTCATGAACCCCGCCGAGCTGGAGACCCTGCGAAAGGTGGTCGCCGAGGTGAACGACTGGATGGGCAACAACTGCCCCGCCGAGGCCACGCCCCGAACCGGCATTGCGTTGCTGCGGGAGGTGGCCCTCGCGGTCGCAGAAGCGACGCCCGCGCTGCCCGCCTACGACCCGAACATCCGCTGGGCGAAGCACGTCATCGAGATCACCTACCAGCAATGGGACTACCGCTTGACCGTTGAGGTGGAGATCGGCGGCAACCTCCATGGCGCCGAGGTCCTCGAGTACGCCATCTCGACCCACGCTGACGATCTCCTCCAGGCCCAGGGCGAGTTCCCGATGCTGGTGCTTCGCCGGCCTGCGGCAGACGGTAGCGACGGCGAGGACACCCTGGAGGTCTTCGCAGACGACGGCGACATCGAAGACTTCCTGACCGATATGTGCGTTGGACTGCGCATCGTCCGCCACGAGCGGGAGGATCGGAAGTGAGCGCCCGGCAGGAATTCTCCATCCACCAGCAGTGGGTGGCTTTCGAGCAGCGCATGCTGGCCGAGGGCGTGTCGGTGACCGACCGCGATGCCTTACGCATCGCCTTCTTCGCCGGCTTCACGGCCTGCCTGGGCACCACCATGCAGATCAGCGCTGACGGCCCCGTCAAGGCGGCCGAGGCGATGCAGCTGCTGCGCGCCGAGTCGGCAAGCTTTGCGAGGTCGCTATGAGCGCGGCACGGCCTGTTCGCCTTG is part of the Shinella sp. XGS7 genome and harbors:
- a CDS encoding DUF3164 family protein, producing MSNNDTIPEGHMRNAQGHLVPISMVRDIDQERDRLVRDLVLSARDASAVLKHLKQLAFGDIAAFVQLSAEQYEVKIGGDKGNITLHSFDGSLKIVRQIQEQLTFDERLQAAKALIDECITEWAENARPEIKVLVNDAFQVNKQGAVQTDRVLSLRRLKIQDEKWLRAMDAISESLQVVGSKPYVRFYERVGDTDQYRAIPLDLASV
- a CDS encoding ExeA family protein, which encodes MTIVRKRSDAPVPARTGEKLELGSVMERVSVSLQDLATAAGISKTAMFQIVASNVWPKTTDNGEIKEAVEQRLLEAGLSQELLATIWWAKRSMRGPGVSPSDYYGRKPGQMSPARAGSTDESQPRKATDMLLAKQSLGYQAAKHFTLFTNPFDGEVQTHEDLFHNGELRFVREAMWQAARNGRFVAVTGESGSGKTTLLTDLEDRILSDREPTTLIRPSVVAMTESESTGRLLKASDLVVSIILTLDPHAKLPTTHEARTRRMAAMVEESCKVGHNHLLVIEEAHALPGPTLQALKRLQERCRFGRRSGLGILLLAHPELRSKLSERRADLREVVQRCEIVNMPSLDSDLEGYLAHRVKSLKRPLSDFIDASGIEEVRRRLTVQGIDRRATPVSLLYPLAINNLMTAALNMAAELGVPVVTGDVVRAV
- a CDS encoding DUF5406 family protein: MPLMNPAELETLRKVVAEVNDWMGNNCPAEATPRTGIALLREVALAVAEATPALPAYDPNIRWAKHVIEITYQQWDYRLTVEVEIGGNLHGAEVLEYAISTHADDLLQAQGEFPMLVLRRPAADGSDGEDTLEVFADDGDIEDFLTDMCVGLRIVRHEREDRK